A genomic segment from Alteribacillus bidgolensis encodes:
- a CDS encoding HD domain-containing protein, with the protein MKTGNRKLQEEKVFKDPVHRYIHVRDELIWDLIGTKEFQRLRRIRQLGTTFLTFHGAEHTRFNHSLGVYEIMRRIIEVFEGKPHWQEKERLLCLSAALLHDIGHGPFSHSFEKVFQTDHEWWTRKIIAGDTEVNQVLRRMGEDFPQKVADVIEKTYPNKLVISMISSQIDADRMDYLQRDAFYTGVSYGHFDMERILRVMRPTEDQVVIKNTGMHAVEDYIMSRYQMYWQVYFHPVTRSAEVILSKILQRVKALQESGYSFKQQPFHFQGFFKGELPLEEYLQLDEAVILYYFQIWQQEEDRILRDLCQRFMNRRLFKYVEFDQNFVMNDWMKLQELFRKAEIDPEYYLVIDSSSDLPYDFYRPGEEEEERMPIHLLMPDKKLRELSRESDIVEAISGKKRTDHKLYYPKEWLDTPGNESEKKQIRDILQAHEGKREIEK; encoded by the coding sequence ATGAAAACAGGCAATCGCAAGCTGCAGGAGGAAAAAGTATTTAAAGATCCGGTACATCGTTATATTCACGTTCGTGATGAACTTATATGGGACTTAATCGGAACAAAAGAATTTCAGCGTCTTCGTCGTATCCGCCAGCTTGGTACTACTTTCTTAACCTTTCATGGAGCCGAGCACACTCGATTTAACCATTCACTAGGCGTATATGAAATAATGCGGCGGATTATTGAAGTTTTTGAAGGCAAACCGCATTGGCAGGAAAAAGAACGCTTGCTCTGTTTAAGTGCAGCACTATTGCACGATATTGGGCACGGTCCTTTTTCTCATTCATTTGAAAAAGTGTTTCAAACCGATCACGAATGGTGGACGAGAAAAATCATTGCAGGAGACACAGAAGTCAATCAAGTACTTCGCCGTATGGGGGAGGATTTTCCTCAAAAAGTTGCGGATGTTATTGAGAAAACATATCCAAATAAGCTTGTAATAAGCATGATATCAAGTCAAATAGATGCAGATAGAATGGATTATTTACAGCGTGATGCGTTTTATACAGGGGTCAGCTACGGTCACTTTGATATGGAACGAATTTTACGGGTTATGCGGCCTACAGAAGACCAGGTAGTTATTAAAAATACTGGTATGCATGCCGTCGAAGATTATATTATGAGCCGTTATCAAATGTATTGGCAAGTATATTTTCACCCTGTTACTAGAAGTGCAGAAGTTATATTAAGCAAGATTCTCCAGCGGGTGAAAGCACTCCAAGAAAGCGGGTATTCATTTAAACAACAGCCTTTTCATTTTCAAGGTTTTTTTAAAGGGGAACTTCCCTTAGAAGAATATCTCCAGCTCGATGAAGCAGTTATATTATACTATTTTCAAATATGGCAGCAGGAAGAAGACCGTATTTTAAGAGATCTGTGTCAACGTTTTATGAACCGCCGTCTGTTTAAATATGTAGAATTTGACCAGAATTTTGTAATGAATGACTGGATGAAATTGCAAGAACTGTTTAGAAAAGCGGAAATTGATCCTGAATATTATTTGGTTATTGATTCTTCTTCTGATCTCCCGTATGATTTTTATCGACCAGGTGAAGAGGAAGAAGAACGAATGCCGATTCACTTGTTAATGCCAGATAAAAAATTGCGTGAACTATCGCGAGAATCGGATATTGTAGAGGCTATTTCTGGGAAAAAGCGAACGGACCACAAGTTGTATTATCCAAAAGAATGGCTCGATACTCCTGGAAATGAAAGTGAAAAAAAGCAAATTAGAGACATATTGCAAGCCCATGAAGGGAAAAGAGAAATAGAGAAATAA
- a CDS encoding dicarboxylate/amino acid:cation symporter produces the protein MQNLTKKILIALVLGVIVGLILNFVPDNVFGALDTYFLNPIGQIFLNLITMLVVPIVFISIALGTASLKDPVQLGRIGGKTIGFYLITTTIALVIGLGLAYLIQPGQEGAFNTESANYEAEEAPPIMDTLLNIIPDNPVSAMANADMLQIIAIAIFFGIALAKLGDKTAGLYKLLEQGNEVMMFLVNVVMYTAPYGAFALIASAIGDAGVEGLQQMLMYMITIILALLFHALITYSIAIKGIGKASPIHFYKNFFPAMTVAFSTSSSSGTLPVSMRTAQERLGISKSVSSFVQPLGATINMDGTAIMQAVATVFIAQVYGMDLSFSQLVMVVLTATLASIGTAGVPGVGLIMLSMVLQQVGLPVEGIALILGVDRLLDMLRTALNITGDATCAYIVDRSEQKKNEAAETT, from the coding sequence ATGCAAAATTTAACGAAAAAAATACTTATAGCTCTTGTATTAGGGGTAATTGTTGGTCTTATTTTAAATTTTGTACCAGATAATGTCTTTGGTGCACTTGATACGTATTTTCTAAATCCTATAGGTCAAATTTTTCTCAATCTTATAACGATGCTTGTTGTACCTATCGTTTTTATTTCCATAGCACTTGGGACGGCTAGTTTAAAAGATCCTGTGCAGCTTGGAAGAATTGGTGGTAAAACAATTGGGTTTTATTTGATTACCACTACTATTGCCCTTGTGATCGGACTTGGACTTGCTTATTTGATTCAGCCGGGCCAAGAAGGGGCATTTAATACAGAAAGTGCAAACTATGAAGCAGAGGAAGCACCGCCTATTATGGACACGCTTCTAAACATCATACCGGATAACCCAGTCAGCGCTATGGCGAATGCTGATATGCTGCAAATTATTGCAATAGCCATTTTCTTTGGCATCGCTCTTGCTAAACTCGGTGATAAAACCGCAGGTCTCTATAAGCTTCTCGAACAGGGAAATGAAGTAATGATGTTTCTTGTCAATGTAGTCATGTATACTGCTCCATACGGAGCATTTGCCTTAATTGCTTCTGCTATTGGAGATGCTGGGGTAGAAGGTCTTCAACAAATGCTGATGTACATGATCACCATCATTCTGGCACTTTTATTTCATGCCCTCATCACGTACAGCATTGCAATAAAAGGCATAGGAAAAGCAAGTCCTATACACTTTTATAAAAATTTCTTCCCGGCTATGACCGTTGCATTCAGTACGTCAAGTTCTAGCGGAACGCTTCCTGTTTCTATGAGAACTGCCCAGGAACGGCTTGGTATAAGTAAATCAGTCAGCAGTTTTGTGCAGCCGCTTGGAGCTACGATAAATATGGACGGTACGGCTATTATGCAGGCTGTCGCGACAGTATTTATCGCTCAAGTCTATGGTATGGATCTTTCCTTTTCACAGCTGGTTATGGTTGTCTTAACGGCAACCCTTGCAAGTATTGGTACAGCAGGTGTACCTGGAGTTGGGTTAATCATGCTTTCTATGGTATTGCAGCAAGTTGGACTTCCCGTTGAAGGGATCGCATTAATTCTCGGTGTGGACCGGTTGCTGGATATGCTTAGAACCGCTTTAAATATTACGGGTGATGCCACCTGTGCCTATATTGTTGATCGTTCGGAGCAGAAGAAAAATGAAGCAGCTGAAACAACATAA
- a CDS encoding FAD-dependent oxidoreductase has protein sequence MSQHVVFVGAGDSNLSVLKNWKKRKLKDTTWTLVSPSRYQYYSGMFSGYTEGRYSIEDIRIDLKSFCKENGGRFLKGKVTAVDKRQKNVLTDSGKSLSYDILSANIGSTHEKPNVPGVKDYALFLEPNGQFPSAAEKLQQTEYPVIRGGDYKGVEIALSLQEWRKKHHMKTPVTLISNGPVLENEKEEIRDNVLTLLDERGIMIYENISVERIDQDVLYTENHVIPYGEVLWITGPTPPLIFQYAKLAVDEKGFLLVSSSLQSLDDSSIFASGACVTLSDYPDMLKNNSYMRKEASVLEDNIIKTLKGKKKLKTFTPPKKRELVLNLGHKKGLYIKGGKYSLDKSSWKLKKRMDKQFIKQFS, from the coding sequence TTGAGCCAGCATGTTGTTTTTGTAGGAGCGGGTGATAGTAATTTATCGGTTTTGAAGAACTGGAAAAAAAGAAAATTAAAAGACACCACCTGGACGTTGGTTTCTCCTTCTCGTTATCAGTATTATTCTGGTATGTTTTCCGGGTATACAGAAGGACGTTACAGCATAGAAGATATAAGAATAGACTTAAAGTCATTCTGTAAAGAAAACGGAGGACGGTTTTTAAAGGGGAAAGTGACAGCGGTTGATAAACGACAGAAGAACGTTCTAACGGATAGCGGTAAGTCGTTATCCTATGACATTCTTTCTGCAAATATTGGCTCAACTCACGAAAAACCTAACGTTCCAGGAGTTAAAGATTATGCACTATTTTTAGAACCAAATGGGCAATTTCCTTCCGCTGCTGAGAAACTGCAGCAAACCGAATACCCGGTAATTAGAGGAGGAGATTATAAGGGAGTAGAGATTGCGCTGTCTCTTCAAGAGTGGAGAAAAAAACATCACATGAAAACTCCTGTCACCTTAATCAGCAATGGTCCTGTTTTAGAGAATGAAAAAGAAGAGATCCGAGACAATGTATTAACATTATTGGATGAACGGGGAATAATGATTTATGAAAATATATCAGTAGAGCGCATCGATCAAGACGTTCTTTACACAGAAAATCATGTCATTCCTTATGGAGAAGTATTATGGATAACAGGTCCGACTCCTCCTCTCATTTTTCAATACGCGAAGCTTGCGGTTGATGAGAAAGGCTTTTTGCTAGTATCTTCTTCGCTGCAATCTCTTGATGATTCGTCCATTTTTGCGAGTGGTGCTTGTGTTACATTAAGCGATTATCCAGATATGCTTAAAAATAATTCTTATATGCGAAAAGAAGCTTCCGTGCTGGAAGACAATATTATTAAAACATTAAAGGGAAAAAAGAAATTAAAAACATTTACGCCGCCAAAGAAAAGGGAATTAGTGTTAAATCTTGGGCATAAAAAAGGATTATATATTAAAGGCGGCAAATATTCGTTAGATAAATCATCCTGGAAGCTAAAAAAACGCATGGACAAGCAGTTTATTAAACAATTTTCTTAA
- a CDS encoding DUF1450 domain-containing protein, whose product MANEFRVCDDCQATNLKTLLPKLENMDPHAAVNIGCQSYCGPGRKKVFVFVNNRPLAAFDEDQLMNKVERRLQR is encoded by the coding sequence ATGGCTAATGAATTTCGTGTTTGTGATGATTGCCAGGCTACCAATTTAAAAACACTGCTTCCTAAGTTAGAGAATATGGATCCGCACGCTGCTGTTAACATTGGATGTCAGTCTTATTGCGGCCCTGGACGAAAAAAAGTGTTTGTGTTTGTGAATAATCGCCCGCTTGCAGCATTCGACGAAGATCAGTTAATGAATAAAGTGGAACGAAGATTACAACGTTAA
- a CDS encoding YwhD family protein, whose protein sequence is MDLFDKGDNKRKGGGFNILSGDSTDGHGGYGVGALSLDNMSPIIVDPENNDAYVDMGALHARSEVEKRVKFSQNKEDVPDGRLYWMVWVTVDHKEGGKPFYTGVTACKMLIERGEKRIRKGYKSMPEHVNNMDKSLKGRIVVNNMDDHSKKILGAFLKGFNEEMWENSSEELHQALNIEDE, encoded by the coding sequence ATGGATCTTTTTGACAAAGGCGATAATAAAAGAAAAGGCGGCGGTTTTAACATATTAAGCGGTGATTCAACAGATGGCCATGGAGGTTACGGTGTCGGGGCATTAAGTTTAGACAATATGTCGCCTATCATTGTGGACCCAGAAAATAATGATGCATATGTAGACATGGGAGCTTTGCACGCTCGCTCAGAAGTAGAAAAACGGGTGAAGTTTTCTCAAAATAAGGAAGATGTCCCAGATGGCAGGCTGTATTGGATGGTTTGGGTTACTGTTGATCATAAAGAAGGAGGCAAGCCTTTTTATACGGGAGTTACCGCTTGTAAAATGCTCATTGAAAGAGGAGAAAAACGAATTCGTAAAGGTTATAAAAGCATGCCAGAGCATGTGAACAATATGGATAAATCCCTAAAAGGCCGTATCGTGGTTAATAATATGGACGATCACTCTAAAAAGATACTTGGCGCCTTTTTAAAAGGTTTCAATGAAGAAATGTGGGAAAACTCAAGCGAGGAATTGCATCAGGCTTTAAATATAGAAGACGAATAG
- a CDS encoding lipoate--protein ligase family protein: protein MNAKDMLANKTWRWLDQSSSGLHFNPLQSFALDDTLCTSVGEGSSVPVMRAWVHSPTAVLGIQDSRLPYVQDGIHYLKDNGYHVIVRNSGGLAVLLDKGIFNLSFIFKENKTFSINDGYNFMWNIIKIIFDDAPGLIEAYEIKGSYCPGSYDLSINGKKFAGISQRRIRGGAAVQIYLAVSESGAARAELLKQFYERAARGEPARFEWPRIQPDVMASLTELYDQPININDILLRLLTSVKEKGALIQPSSLTNEELHRFDYLYQRVVERNNKALQVELKS from the coding sequence ATGAATGCAAAAGACATGCTGGCAAATAAAACATGGAGATGGCTGGACCAATCAAGTTCAGGCCTGCATTTCAATCCACTCCAATCCTTTGCACTTGATGATACACTATGTACAAGTGTTGGAGAAGGTTCTTCTGTCCCAGTTATGCGTGCTTGGGTACATTCTCCAACTGCAGTACTAGGTATTCAAGACAGCCGTCTTCCTTATGTCCAGGATGGTATACATTACTTAAAAGATAATGGCTATCACGTAATTGTTCGAAATTCAGGAGGGTTAGCGGTCCTTCTGGACAAAGGTATTTTTAACCTCTCATTCATTTTCAAGGAGAATAAAACATTTTCTATAAACGATGGCTACAATTTTATGTGGAACATCATCAAAATCATTTTCGATGATGCCCCTGGGTTAATAGAGGCTTACGAAATAAAGGGTTCGTATTGTCCTGGCAGCTATGATTTAAGTATAAACGGAAAAAAATTCGCCGGTATCTCGCAGCGCCGTATTCGCGGAGGAGCAGCTGTACAGATTTACCTGGCAGTTTCAGAAAGCGGTGCAGCTCGAGCTGAACTGCTTAAACAGTTTTACGAAAGAGCTGCCCGCGGTGAACCTGCCCGGTTTGAATGGCCCCGAATACAGCCTGATGTTATGGCGTCATTGACAGAGCTTTACGATCAACCCATTAACATAAACGATATTCTTCTTCGCCTGCTTACTTCTGTAAAAGAAAAAGGCGCCCTCATTCAACCGTCTTCTCTTACAAATGAAGAGCTCCACCGCTTCGATTATCTTTACCAGCGCGTGGTCGAGCGAAATAATAAAGCTTTACAAGTAGAACTAAAGTCATAA
- a CDS encoding M24 family metallopeptidase produces MRSLTVFPKEEYAGRLKKVKDKMAENGIDVLFLSDPANMNYLTGYDGWSFYVPQMVIIFLEDEEPYWFGRAQDVNGARATSWLSPCRLLSYSDEYVHSTTKHPMEVLAAWLTQHKKNVKRAGVEMEAYYFSPRALERLESGCKGITFIDANLLVNEIRLIKSKNEIGYMKKAGQIAALAMEAGVNAVKEGARVCDVAAAVSQAQIRGTDQFGGDYPSIVPLIPAGALTYAPHVTWTDEKIKAGDPLIIELAGCCSRYHAPLARTVTAGKPEPEFKRLSAAVIEGVETVLDYIKPGVTCEEVEQKWQSVIARYGFCKDSRIGYSIGINYPPDWGEHTASLRPGDKTVLRPNMAFHLIPGIWLEEMGVEISESFVVTKNGCETLSKYPQIEET; encoded by the coding sequence ATGCGGTCATTGACGGTGTTTCCGAAAGAAGAGTATGCGGGCAGACTAAAAAAGGTAAAAGATAAGATGGCCGAAAACGGAATAGACGTTCTTTTTTTAAGTGACCCCGCAAATATGAATTATCTTACCGGGTATGATGGCTGGTCCTTTTATGTTCCCCAGATGGTTATTATTTTTCTAGAGGATGAAGAACCGTATTGGTTTGGCAGAGCCCAAGATGTAAATGGGGCACGGGCAACTTCTTGGCTGTCACCGTGCCGGCTGCTTTCCTATAGTGATGAATATGTACATTCCACTACGAAACACCCAATGGAAGTGCTAGCAGCTTGGTTAACTCAGCATAAAAAGAATGTCAAAAGGGCTGGAGTAGAGATGGAGGCTTACTATTTTTCTCCTCGCGCTTTGGAACGCTTAGAATCCGGGTGTAAAGGAATAACATTTATTGATGCGAATTTACTTGTAAATGAAATCCGTTTAATAAAATCTAAAAATGAAATAGGGTATATGAAAAAGGCTGGACAAATTGCGGCGCTTGCAATGGAGGCCGGGGTAAACGCTGTGAAAGAGGGTGCGAGGGTTTGTGATGTAGCAGCAGCTGTTTCACAAGCTCAGATACGAGGAACAGATCAATTCGGAGGAGATTATCCGTCGATTGTACCGTTGATACCAGCTGGAGCACTTACCTATGCTCCTCATGTAACATGGACAGATGAAAAAATTAAAGCGGGGGATCCGCTTATCATTGAATTGGCCGGCTGCTGCAGCAGGTATCACGCTCCTTTAGCCCGCACAGTAACCGCAGGTAAACCTGAGCCTGAATTCAAGCGGTTATCGGCTGCTGTGATTGAAGGTGTGGAAACGGTCCTTGATTATATTAAACCTGGTGTTACTTGTGAAGAAGTAGAACAAAAGTGGCAAAGTGTCATCGCCAGGTATGGATTTTGTAAAGACTCTCGCATTGGTTATTCAATCGGGATCAATTATCCGCCTGACTGGGGAGAACACACAGCTTCGCTGCGCCCAGGAGATAAAACAGTTCTTCGTCCGAACATGGCATTTCATTTAATACCAGGCATTTGGCTTGAAGAAATGGGCGTGGAAATTAGTGAGAGTTTTGTTGTGACAAAAAACGGATGTGAAACTCTTAGCAAGTACCCCCAAATAGAGGAGACGTAA
- a CDS encoding YwgA family protein — MLPDHAKIMTLLNDAEEIVGRKKLQKIVYIGKKMNLPLQEKYTFHMYGPYSEELTLRVEELCSLGFVTELKEKKSGYYQYRYKVTDDGKTFLEKFPMDWPQEDALGLVKKLNEHSSKFLELVSTMLYFDELPKAEVKNKVFTLKKSQNYSESDIEEAWSFIDSLKHKQ, encoded by the coding sequence GTGTTGCCGGATCATGCTAAAATTATGACTTTGCTGAACGACGCTGAAGAAATAGTCGGACGAAAAAAATTACAAAAGATTGTATATATAGGCAAGAAAATGAATTTACCTCTTCAAGAAAAATATACGTTTCATATGTACGGGCCATATTCAGAAGAGTTAACATTAAGAGTAGAAGAACTTTGCAGTCTCGGCTTTGTCACCGAATTAAAAGAAAAGAAGTCTGGATATTACCAATATCGTTATAAAGTGACTGATGATGGAAAAACGTTTTTAGAAAAGTTTCCAATGGACTGGCCGCAAGAGGATGCACTTGGATTGGTTAAGAAACTAAATGAGCATAGTTCTAAGTTTCTTGAATTAGTATCTACTATGCTTTACTTTGACGAATTACCAAAAGCCGAGGTAAAAAACAAAGTATTTACTTTGAAAAAAAGCCAGAATTACTCCGAATCAGACATTGAGGAAGCTTGGAGTTTTATAGATTCTTTGAAACACAAGCAATAA
- the eutB gene encoding hydroxyectoine utilization dehydratase EutB encodes MKQITVKDIWKAKKRIRTTVQPTPLIYSKTLSQQTGVPVYLKLEQLQPTGSFKLRGASNMIASLTKDEQQNGVVTFSTGNHGFAVAYAAINMGIKAVVCVSKNVPREKINALQESGAELHIEGESQDEAADVCLRLQEEKGFTLIPPFDHPDIITGQGTIGLEILEDLPEVETVLSGLSGGGLLSGIGLALKETDPSIQVIGLSVEKGAAMDDSIKAGKPVAVPEHPTYADSLLGGIGMQNRYTLPMISRYIDQRFRLTEEEIARGMAFLYEHHRFIVEGAAAVGAAALLEKHIKPKGPAVVVVTGNSIGASSHYKAVKPYLKGS; translated from the coding sequence ATGAAACAAATAACCGTGAAAGACATTTGGAAAGCCAAAAAAAGAATACGAACAACTGTCCAGCCTACACCGCTGATTTATTCAAAAACCCTTTCTCAACAAACGGGAGTACCTGTTTATTTAAAACTTGAGCAGCTGCAGCCTACAGGTTCTTTTAAACTTCGCGGAGCTTCCAATATGATCGCTTCTCTTACAAAAGATGAACAGCAAAATGGAGTTGTTACTTTTTCCACGGGAAATCACGGATTTGCGGTTGCCTATGCTGCTATTAATATGGGAATTAAGGCCGTAGTATGTGTTTCAAAAAATGTACCTCGGGAGAAAATAAACGCTTTACAGGAAAGTGGAGCTGAACTTCACATTGAAGGAGAAAGTCAAGACGAAGCGGCAGATGTGTGTTTGCGTCTTCAAGAAGAGAAAGGATTCACTCTTATCCCTCCATTTGACCACCCCGACATCATTACCGGTCAGGGAACAATTGGATTAGAAATACTCGAAGACCTTCCTGAAGTAGAGACCGTGTTAAGCGGATTATCAGGGGGCGGATTGCTATCAGGAATTGGTCTTGCCTTAAAAGAAACAGATCCTTCCATCCAAGTAATAGGCTTGTCTGTAGAAAAAGGCGCTGCTATGGACGACAGTATTAAAGCTGGAAAACCAGTCGCTGTTCCTGAGCACCCAACTTATGCAGACAGCTTGCTCGGAGGGATAGGAATGCAAAATCGGTATACCCTTCCAATGATCTCTCGTTACATTGATCAGCGTTTTCGTCTAACAGAAGAGGAAATTGCACGTGGAATGGCGTTTTTATATGAACATCATCGTTTTATCGTAGAAGGTGCAGCAGCAGTAGGAGCCGCAGCGTTACTTGAGAAACATATAAAGCCTAAGGGGCCGGCAGTGGTAGTTGTAACCGGGAATAGTATTGGTGCTTCTTCCCACTATAAAGCCGTTAAACCGTACTTGAAAGGCAGTTAG
- a CDS encoding transglycosylase domain-containing protein yields the protein MDTVIKRNQKTKKPGWFRLFIRAALLAGILGSGGALTIITSALILEPPPIQVQQSTVFYGADHSVIGEHHNGQKRYWKELDEISPEIINAVIAVEDREFYQHNGFDLPRIASAVAANIKSGSKAQGASTITQQYARNLFLTHDKTWSRKLEEAFYALRLESHYEKEEIIEGYINTIYFGHGAYGIEAASRLYFDKSSSDLSLAEASLLAGVPKGPSYYSPFSYPERAKDRQQIVLAAMETTGMITSEERQEAKNASLSIQPPGQLADDRIGPYFQDYIEHILQENEGIDPQLIDYGGLHVYTTLDPELQEKAEKWVRLEIPKDSELQGALAAIDPHSGDVRALVGGKDYDESTFNRVTNAARQPGSVLKPFLYYAALEDGFTPLTSFRSEPTEFETGENGKTYSPGNYGDIYADDFINMAEALAVSDNIFAVKTHLFLGPDALVETVKKAGIQANLDPIPSLALGTQNVRILDLAAGYSTFANGGQAVEPRFIQKITDAEGNVLMEQEQEKNQVFDPQKSYVITDMMKGMFDLSLDSYTSVTGRSISHLIDRPLAGKSGSTDYDSWMVGSAPQLTTAVWVGYDDNREMDHSNEGQISKRIWAQFMSEGLENELKMAFPPPEGIVKTEIDPETGLLGSEECGPARTVAFEKGTEPKRSCTDELEEEAKDSNTREDQKEDELPEQKEKFFDRLKKWFQ from the coding sequence ATGGATACAGTTATAAAAAGAAATCAAAAAACGAAAAAGCCCGGCTGGTTTCGGCTTTTTATAAGAGCTGCTCTTTTAGCCGGAATTCTGGGTTCTGGCGGAGCATTAACTATAATTACCAGTGCCCTTATCTTAGAACCTCCCCCGATTCAAGTTCAGCAATCTACTGTTTTTTATGGAGCGGATCATTCTGTTATTGGTGAACATCATAATGGCCAAAAGCGATATTGGAAAGAACTTGATGAAATTTCTCCAGAAATAATTAATGCTGTAATTGCCGTAGAAGACCGGGAATTCTATCAACATAATGGCTTTGATCTCCCAAGAATTGCTTCTGCTGTTGCTGCAAATATTAAATCTGGTTCAAAAGCACAGGGTGCGAGTACAATTACCCAGCAGTATGCCCGCAATTTATTTTTAACGCATGATAAAACGTGGTCTCGAAAATTGGAAGAAGCTTTCTATGCTCTGCGATTAGAATCTCATTATGAGAAAGAAGAAATCATAGAAGGCTATATAAATACAATATACTTTGGCCATGGCGCTTACGGTATTGAAGCAGCTTCCCGTTTGTATTTTGATAAATCTTCCAGTGACTTGTCTCTAGCTGAGGCATCCTTGCTCGCTGGTGTGCCGAAAGGACCTTCTTATTATTCTCCTTTTTCCTATCCCGAAAGAGCGAAGGACCGGCAGCAAATTGTGCTGGCAGCGATGGAGACAACAGGAATGATTACTTCTGAAGAACGTCAAGAAGCTAAAAATGCCTCCCTTTCTATTCAACCTCCTGGCCAGCTTGCAGATGACAGAATAGGGCCTTATTTTCAAGATTATATTGAACATATTCTGCAAGAAAATGAGGGAATTGATCCACAGTTAATAGATTATGGAGGATTGCATGTTTATACTACGCTCGACCCTGAACTTCAAGAAAAAGCAGAAAAATGGGTTAGACTTGAAATTCCAAAAGACTCTGAACTTCAGGGAGCCCTTGCAGCAATCGATCCTCACAGTGGCGACGTTCGAGCGCTCGTCGGAGGAAAGGATTATGATGAAAGTACCTTTAACCGGGTTACAAATGCTGCAAGACAACCAGGATCGGTGCTAAAACCGTTTTTATATTATGCAGCACTTGAAGATGGTTTTACGCCCCTTACTTCTTTTCGAAGTGAACCAACTGAATTTGAAACAGGGGAAAACGGAAAGACATATTCTCCAGGAAACTACGGGGATATCTATGCTGATGACTTTATAAATATGGCAGAAGCTCTTGCTGTTTCCGATAATATATTTGCTGTTAAAACCCACCTTTTTCTAGGACCAGACGCTCTGGTGGAAACTGTCAAAAAAGCAGGGATTCAAGCAAACCTGGACCCTATCCCCTCCCTTGCGTTAGGTACCCAAAACGTAAGAATTCTTGATCTTGCTGCTGGGTACAGTACCTTTGCCAATGGAGGCCAGGCCGTTGAACCACGGTTTATTCAAAAGATTACAGATGCAGAAGGAAATGTATTAATGGAACAGGAACAGGAAAAAAACCAAGTGTTTGACCCCCAAAAATCATACGTTATTACGGATATGATGAAAGGGATGTTTGATCTGTCATTGGATAGTTATACCTCTGTTACAGGCCGATCTATTTCACACTTAATCGACAGACCTCTTGCTGGGAAAAGCGGCTCTACGGATTACGACAGCTGGATGGTCGGATCTGCTCCTCAGCTGACAACAGCTGTTTGGGTTGGTTATGATGATAATAGAGAGATGGATCATTCAAACGAAGGGCAGATTTCAAAACGTATTTGGGCACAATTTATGAGTGAAGGATTGGAGAATGAATTAAAAATGGCCTTTCCTCCGCCCGAAGGTATTGTGAAAACGGAAATCGATCCTGAAACTGGTTTACTTGGTTCAGAAGAATGCGGTCCGGCAAGGACTGTTGCTTTTGAAAAAGGAACCGAACCTAAACGGTCATGTACTGATGAATTAGAAGAAGAGGCAAAAGACTCTAACACACGGGAAGATCAGAAAGAAGACGAACTTCCTGAACAAAAAGAAAAATTCTTCGATCGTTTAAAAAAATGGTTTCAATAG
- a CDS encoding putative holin-like toxin, with protein MITTEIAEVMIGFGSFLLALIMTVIAIVTLKQ; from the coding sequence ATGATTACTACAGAGATAGCCGAAGTAATGATCGGTTTTGGAAGCTTTTTATTGGCTCTAATAATGACTGTAATCGCTATTGTGACTTTAAAACAGTAG